In a single window of the Penaeus chinensis breed Huanghai No. 1 chromosome 4, ASM1920278v2, whole genome shotgun sequence genome:
- the LOC125025111 gene encoding uncharacterized protein LOC125025111, giving the protein MNPANMQPTFMGFYNSMANCFRKYTAPLGTRKPNGTESSEGAPSEAEQDPLAQSATLEEEAQNLGNQVTEEPEEPELPAEPELPPDVLHKHDENIVFKILTQEYADRAVDLLCNHFFKDEPLGKALYLDSPREVDHWLSKILPHLISHGVSVMAIDESADGRLVGVAINSIKKRGDPPGPDDFLNWIDPQKDPKMYRIMSFLQQLASDIDFFGQYGVERFMSFELLNVDKSYGGRGIASMLVEQSCKVARDQGFTCLVVETTGIFSAKIFSRHNFKTIREVQYSSYRQNGLICFPNTGIHTSARVSVRLQEPAKTNS; this is encoded by the exons CGCCCCTGGGCACTCGCAAGCCCAACGGCACGGAGAGCAGCGAGGGGGCCCCGAGTGAGGCGGAGCAGGACCCCCTGGCCCAGAGTGCAACGCTGGAGGAGGAAGCCCAAAACCTCGGGAACCAAGTGACTGAGGAACCTGAGGAACCCGAACTCCCCGCGGAGCCCGAGCTTCCTCCAGACGTGCTTCACAAACACGACGAGAACATTGTGTTTAAG ATCCTCACACAGGAGTACGCGGACAGAGCGGTCGACCTCCTGTGCAACCACTTCTTCAAGGACGAGCCCCTAGGGAAGGCCCTCTACCTTGACAGTCCCAGAGAGGTGGATCACTGGCTCTCCAAAATCCTGCCACACTTG ATCTCCCACGGCGTATCAGTGATGGCGATAGACGAGTCTGCCGACGGGCGCCTTGTGGGCGTGGCCATCAACAGCATCAAGAAGCGTGGTGACCCCCCGGGACCCGACGACTTTCTTAACTGGATTGACCCTCAGAAGGATCCTAAGATGTACAGGATCATGTCCTTTTTACAACAGCTGGCTAGTGATATAGATTTCTTCGGACAATATGGCGTCGAAAGG TTTATGAGTTTCGAGCTCCTGAACGTGGACAAATCCTACGGCGGTCGCGGGATCGCCTCCATGCTGGTAGAACAGTCGTGCAAGGTCGCTCGGGATCAAGGTTTCACTTGCCTCGTGGTGGAGACGACAG GCATCTTCTCGGCTAAAATCTTTTCCCGCCACAACTTCAAGACCATCCGGGAGGTCCAGTATTCGTCATACCGCCAGAACGGACTCATCTGCTTCCCCAACACCGGCATCCATACCTCCGCCCGCGTCTCCGTCAGGCTTCAAGAACCCGCGAAAACCAACTCTTAG
- the LOC125024965 gene encoding kunitz-type protease inhibitor 2-like, which yields MVPQGIVLFLLVAGVASQGAIPGVANRCFEPVLTGRCRAFIPSYYFDPLSGACDCFVYGGCGGNNNRFNTLEECMTTCSVRPDLQTATPNCDRILNSARIPPQPVVEPQEPRQQPTTAPPTTPAPRPTAAPEQEESGNEGEEESSGRRTVQSVVIGPSGLGTGTLTIGQPVRIPHLTSNKEE from the coding sequence ATGGTGCCGCAAGGAATCGTGCTATTTCTGCTGGTGGCGGGCGTGGCATCTCAGGGTGCCATTCCGGGCGTCGCCAACAGGTGTTTCGAGCCCGTGCTGACCGGCAGGTGTCGCGCCTTCATCCCGTCCTACTACTTCGATCCCCTGAGCGGCGCCTGCGACTGTTTCGTTTACGGTGGCTGTGGAGGCAACAACAACAGGTTCAATACACTGGAGGAATGCATGACGACATGTAGCGTTCGCCCAGACCTGCAGACCGCAACCCCGAACTGTGACAGGATCCTGAACTCCGCCAGAATACCTCCGCAGCCTGTCGTCGAGCCGCAGGAGCCGCGCCAGCAGCCCACGACGGCGCCCCCCACCACCCCGGCGCCCCGCCCCACCGCAGCCCCGGAGCAGGAGGAATCGGGCaacgagggtgaggaggagagctCGGGCCGAAGGACGGTGCAGAGCGTGGTCATCGGACCCTCCGGCCTGGGGACGGGCACGCTCACCATCGGGCAGCCCGTCAGGATCCCCCACTTGACGAGCAACAAGGAGGAGTAG